ATTGATTTTCTTGCCTCCTCTGCTGTATGGACAATCAGTCCTACTTTAAGAGCTTCTGCTTTCGGCACTGTATGCAGCGAAGCCAGAGCTTTGGCTAATGTCTGATGAAACTGTTCAGGAACATTTTCATAATCCATCTCCCACACATAGTTTTGAATCTCTGGATCAATCGTGCCGGCTGGTACTCCAGTTAACTTTTTATACGCTATCAGATCATCTTCATAAACCGACCAGACTGGAGTCTGAAAAGTGACATATTTGTTGACAAGATCCAATGCTTTCTTCTCAATTGAGGTCCTAGGCATCACATCTTCTCGTCTCGGAAACCTTAGCACCCATTCCTCGCATTTATCATCTTCTGCATAGACAACTAGAAAGTCCAAACCTGATTGGTTGAATACAAGAGACTCCTCTTTCACTTTCAAACCATACTTTCTTGCTATTTCTGCTGCTTGCTGTTTCTTCAAAGCGATCACTTCCTTCTCCTATTCTTTTTGTAAAAAAAAGAGAGTTTATTGGAATAACCTGTTTTTCTTTTCAAGAAAACATTTCCAAAAAATCTCAATTAATACATTTTTATAATATATCATCTAATCTATCTTCTCCAGAATTAAATACGATGAAAAATATTTTTAGATCTATTCATCCTAGTCGGGTACACTTACAGTCTCCAAAAGATTATAAGTATTGATTTCGGTTTATGTTCTTAACCTTATCCTTATCCTTATTTCAAGTGAACATTTATAAATTTTGAGTACACTCATAGTAGACAATTAAAAATGCTATTTTAAGTGGATCGTTACTTTAGGTGATAATTTGCACTTATTTTTAAGTGCTATTTTGCACGTAAAAGAATCAACTGTAGGGATTGATCAAAAGGTCCTCCTGAACCCCCTTATTAGCGTAAATAAAAAGAATCCATTTTGAAAAAAGATGATCAAAATGGATTCTTTTTTAGTGATTTAGTATACAGTTTTTATAAAATAGTTTGATTATTTTTAGTGATCCTTATAGAACTAACGCACCCGTTAGTTGATTAAGAAAATTCATTTTTCAAATCTAACTAACGTTTTTTCGGGAATCTCAATCTGGTCAATATCAAAGTTATTGATTTGGAGGGTTATCTCACCATCTCGCTTTTCATCTTCTTCTC
The DNA window shown above is from Peribacillus sp. FSL P2-0133 and carries:
- the mphM gene encoding macrolide 2'-phosphotransferase MphM — its product is MALKKQQAAEIARKYGLKVKEESLVFNQSGLDFLVVYAEDDKCEEWVLRFPRREDVMPRTSIEKKALDLVNKYVTFQTPVWSVYEDDLIAYKKLTGVPAGTIDPEIQNYVWEMDYENVPEQFHQTLAKALASLHTVPKAEALKVGLIVHTAEEARKSMIERMEKVKAEFGVGESLWKRWQTWVKNEELWPQETGLIHGDVHAGHTMIDKDANVTGLIDWTEAKVTDVSNDFVFHYRVFGETGLEKLIDYYRKAGGIYWPPMKEHIIELTAAYSVAIAEFAIISGLEEYKQMARETLELDDR